One region of Baekduia soli genomic DNA includes:
- a CDS encoding helix-turn-helix domain-containing protein, with protein sequence MTPGVAHLAAAIAAALEDPDFAAVVSQQRRSPSRPSSMLSEPMLDAATVAGLLGIPTKTVHQYAREGRLPSYKVGRRTMFVRREVEAAVSAGQLR encoded by the coding sequence ATGACGCCCGGCGTCGCTCATCTCGCGGCGGCGATCGCCGCCGCGCTGGAGGACCCTGATTTCGCCGCAGTGGTCAGCCAGCAGCGCCGGTCGCCGAGCCGTCCGAGCTCGATGCTCTCCGAGCCGATGCTCGATGCCGCAACGGTCGCGGGGTTGCTGGGCATCCCCACCAAGACCGTCCACCAATATGCCCGTGAGGGTCGGCTGCCCTCCTACAAGGTCGGACGGCGCACGATGTTCGTACGCCGTGAGGTCGAAGCGGCGGTCAGCGCGGGTCAGCTGCGCTAG
- a CDS encoding Na-translocating system protein MpsC family protein, translated as MQGADVPLEGPDLTEAISAAMIALYARVYDHDRTSAITYINEDVVVCILKDILTSEETRLVAEGLHGAVIDKRVAFQTETEDEFTAAIERLTQRRVVAFMSANQTSPGIASELFFLEPRDPAEPAVSALVDV; from the coding sequence ATGCAGGGCGCCGACGTTCCTCTTGAAGGCCCGGATCTGACCGAAGCGATCTCGGCGGCGATGATCGCGCTGTACGCACGGGTCTATGACCACGACCGCACGTCGGCGATCACGTACATCAACGAAGACGTCGTCGTGTGCATCCTGAAGGACATCCTGACCAGCGAGGAGACGCGCCTGGTCGCCGAGGGACTTCACGGCGCGGTCATCGACAAGCGGGTTGCGTTTCAGACCGAGACCGAGGACGAGTTCACCGCGGCGATCGAACGCTTGACGCAGCGGCGGGTGGTGGCGTTCATGAGCGCCAACCAGACCTCTCCCGGCATCGCCTCGGAGCTGTTCTTTCTCGAGCCGCGCGACCCAGCGGAGCCGGCGGTCTCCGCCCTCGTCGA